The Amycolatopsis sp. 195334CR genome window below encodes:
- a CDS encoding alpha/beta fold hydrolase: MAETVHIPGLVLTEHEFQVPLDHGNPDGEQLTVFAREVADPGGRDRPFLVFLQGGPGQEAPRPTGSPVTPGWLARALRDYRVLMLDQRGTGRSTPVGTLPGRTPRQQADYLKHFRADSIVRDAEFIRGALGVDKWSVLGQSFGGFCTLNYLSTAPEGLREALFTGGVPPVGRHIDEIYRATFATVLERNRRYYQRYPGDRDRVRALHERLDAGEVVLPNGSTLTGRLFRQVGSVLGMSDGAEHLHHLLERDPASPAFAHDVAAALPFNARNPLYAVIHEACYADGHRTRWSAARVQPAEYEDDVTLFSGEHVFPWTFTDDRGLAPLTEAAELLAEHEWPRLYDADRLRECEVPCAAAIYAEDAYVDRALSEETVRLLPTMRPWLTNEYEHNGLRASGGHVLDRLIGLARGQF; encoded by the coding sequence GTGGCTGAAACCGTGCACATCCCCGGACTGGTCCTGACCGAACACGAGTTCCAGGTCCCGCTCGACCACGGCAACCCCGATGGCGAGCAGCTCACCGTCTTCGCGCGGGAGGTCGCCGATCCGGGCGGCCGCGACCGCCCGTTCCTGGTGTTCCTGCAGGGCGGACCGGGCCAGGAGGCGCCCCGGCCGACCGGCTCGCCGGTCACCCCCGGCTGGCTGGCCCGCGCGCTGCGCGACTACCGCGTGCTGATGCTCGACCAGCGCGGCACCGGCCGATCCACCCCGGTCGGCACGCTGCCCGGCCGCACCCCGCGGCAGCAGGCCGACTACCTCAAGCACTTCCGCGCGGACTCGATCGTGCGTGACGCCGAGTTCATCCGCGGCGCGCTCGGGGTGGACAAGTGGAGCGTGCTCGGCCAGTCGTTCGGCGGCTTCTGCACGCTGAACTACCTGTCCACCGCGCCGGAGGGGCTGCGCGAGGCGCTGTTCACCGGCGGGGTGCCGCCGGTCGGCCGGCACATCGACGAGATCTACCGCGCCACCTTCGCCACCGTGCTCGAGCGCAACCGCCGGTACTACCAGCGCTACCCCGGTGACCGCGACCGCGTGCGCGCGCTGCACGAGCGGCTCGACGCCGGCGAGGTCGTGCTGCCCAACGGCTCGACGCTGACCGGGCGCCTGTTCCGCCAGGTGGGCAGCGTGCTCGGGATGAGCGACGGCGCCGAGCACCTGCACCACCTGCTCGAACGCGACCCGGCCTCCCCGGCCTTCGCCCACGACGTGGCCGCCGCGCTGCCGTTCAACGCCCGCAACCCGCTCTACGCGGTGATCCACGAGGCCTGCTACGCCGACGGGCACCGCACCCGGTGGTCGGCCGCGCGGGTCCAGCCCGCCGAGTATGAGGACGACGTGACCCTGTTCTCCGGGGAGCATGTCTTCCCGTGGACCTTCACCGACGACCGCGGGCTGGCACCGCTGACCGAGGCGGCCGAACTGCTCGCCGAGCACGAGTGGCCGCGGCTGTACGACGCCGACCGGCTGCGGGAGTGCGAGGTGCCCTGCGCCGCGGCGATCTACGCCGAGGACGCCTACGTCGACCGGGCGCTGTCGGAGGAGACCGTGCGGTTGCTGCCGACCATGCGGCCGTGGCTGACCAACGAGTACGAGCACAACGGACTGCGGGCGAGCGGCGGGCACGTGCTCGACCGGCTGATCGGGCTGGCCCGCGGGCAGTTCTGA
- a CDS encoding adenylate kinase, which yields MRLLGPTDPMPIDRPRRIAVAGAPGAGKTTLAEQLSDRLGLPFVQFESFFHGPNWTVLPDWEEKVLAYVDGDAWSIEWQGEEVREQLTARTQVLVWLDHPRWLTTARVINRTVQRRFGRGRPIEGGNLESPLHTFFTDRDHIVRESWRRHAWIRARVARLITENRHPDLVVVRLRGQREADTWLARSGAWLKPCTSPDWS from the coding sequence ATGCGCCTGCTCGGACCGACCGACCCCATGCCCATCGACCGGCCCCGGCGAATCGCGGTGGCCGGTGCCCCCGGCGCCGGGAAAACCACGCTGGCGGAGCAGCTCAGCGACCGGCTGGGCCTGCCGTTCGTCCAGTTCGAGTCCTTCTTCCACGGGCCGAACTGGACCGTGCTACCCGACTGGGAGGAGAAGGTGCTCGCCTACGTCGACGGCGACGCGTGGTCGATCGAGTGGCAGGGCGAGGAGGTCAGGGAACAGCTGACCGCCCGCACCCAGGTACTGGTCTGGCTCGACCACCCGCGCTGGCTCACCACGGCCAGGGTGATCAACCGCACGGTCCAGCGCCGCTTCGGCCGCGGCAGGCCCATCGAGGGCGGCAACCTCGAAAGCCCGCTGCACACCTTCTTCACCGACCGCGACCACATCGTCCGGGAGTCCTGGCGGCGGCACGCGTGGATCCGGGCCAGGGTGGCGCGGCTGATCACCGAGAACCGGCACCCGGACCTGGTGGTGGTCCGGCTCCGCGGTCAGCGCGAGGCCGACACCTGGCTGGCAAGATCGGGTGCGTGGCTGAAACCGTGCACATCCCCGGACTGGTCCTGA
- a CDS encoding iron ABC transporter permease, which yields MGKTRQAGEKRGAGRDAVVVAAGLGAVLVASVVLAIGLGSAVIAPADTARYLWAALVGDGIPAEEFTRYQIIWQVRTPRVLLAAVIGAGLGAVGVAIQAMVRNALADPFILGVSSGASVGAVAVTSFGAFAVFGIYAVSIGAFLGALLASVLVYVAARSRAGITPLRLVLTGVALAFGFEAVMSLIIYFAPDSEATSTVLYWTMGSFGGATWGSLPVVAFAVVAGVVLLRRYARSLDVLSLGDETAASLGVRTETLRRGLFVLTAVVTGAMVAVSGAIGFVGLVIPHLVRIVFGASHARVLLIAPLAGAIFMVWVDLAARTVVAPRELPLGVITALIGVPVFVTLMRRRGYLFGGR from the coding sequence ATGGGGAAAACCCGGCAGGCCGGGGAAAAACGGGGTGCGGGACGGGACGCGGTGGTGGTCGCCGCCGGGCTGGGGGCGGTGCTGGTCGCGTCGGTCGTGCTGGCGATCGGCCTGGGGTCGGCGGTGATCGCGCCGGCGGACACCGCGCGGTACCTGTGGGCCGCGCTGGTCGGCGACGGCATCCCGGCCGAGGAGTTCACCCGCTACCAGATCATCTGGCAGGTGCGCACACCGCGCGTGCTGCTGGCCGCGGTGATCGGCGCCGGGCTCGGCGCGGTCGGCGTGGCGATCCAGGCGATGGTGCGCAACGCACTGGCGGATCCGTTCATCCTCGGCGTTTCGTCCGGGGCTTCGGTGGGCGCGGTCGCGGTGACCTCGTTCGGCGCCTTCGCCGTGTTCGGCATCTACGCGGTGTCGATCGGCGCCTTCCTGGGCGCACTGCTGGCGTCCGTGCTGGTCTACGTGGCGGCCCGGTCGCGCGCCGGGATCACCCCGCTGCGGCTGGTGCTCACCGGGGTCGCGCTCGCCTTCGGCTTCGAGGCGGTGATGAGCCTGATCATCTACTTCGCGCCGGACAGCGAGGCCACCAGCACGGTGCTGTACTGGACGATGGGCAGCTTCGGCGGCGCGACCTGGGGTTCGCTGCCGGTGGTGGCGTTCGCGGTGGTCGCCGGGGTGGTGCTGCTGCGGCGGTACGCGCGCAGCCTGGACGTGCTGTCCCTCGGCGACGAGACCGCCGCCAGCCTCGGCGTGCGCACGGAAACCCTGCGGCGCGGGCTCTTCGTGCTGACCGCGGTGGTCACCGGCGCGATGGTCGCGGTGAGCGGCGCGATCGGGTTTGTCGGCCTGGTGATCCCGCACCTGGTGCGGATCGTGTTCGGCGCTTCGCACGCGCGGGTGCTGCTGATCGCGCCGCTCGCGGGGGCGATCTTCATGGTCTGGGTGGATCTGGCCGCGCGCACCGTGGTCGCGCCCCGCGAACTGCCGCTCGGGGTGATCACCGCGCTGATCGGCGTGCCGGTTTTCGTCACCCTGATGCGGCGTCGCGGCTACCTGTTCGGAGGGCGTTGA
- a CDS encoding ABC transporter ATP-binding protein has translation MELRFEDVSVALQGKTLVDKLGLVAGSGQVTGLVGPNGSGKSTALRCVYGALKPSGGAVWLGDTALAELGHRRAARAVAALTQESSSEFDFTVAELVEMGRFPHLTGNQALTTREKELCRDAMDRLDVAHLAERGVLTLSGGERQRVLIARALVQEPAVLVLDEPTNHLDVRHQIELLSLLRTLGLTVLVVLHDLNLAAAVCDRIGVLSAGSLVRAGTPAEVLTADLVREVFGVEVTVVDHPLTGDPQLLYALTSDRRSSV, from the coding sequence GTGGAACTCCGCTTCGAGGACGTAAGTGTTGCGCTGCAAGGGAAAACCCTGGTCGACAAGCTGGGCCTGGTGGCGGGTTCCGGGCAGGTCACCGGGCTCGTCGGGCCCAACGGCTCGGGCAAGTCGACCGCGCTGCGCTGCGTGTACGGCGCGCTGAAGCCGAGCGGTGGCGCGGTGTGGCTGGGGGACACGGCGTTGGCCGAACTCGGGCACCGCCGTGCCGCGCGGGCCGTCGCCGCGCTGACGCAGGAAAGCAGCAGCGAGTTCGACTTCACCGTCGCCGAACTCGTGGAGATGGGCCGATTTCCGCACCTCACCGGCAACCAGGCGCTGACCACCCGGGAAAAGGAGCTGTGCCGCGACGCGATGGACCGGCTCGACGTCGCGCACCTGGCCGAACGCGGGGTGCTGACGCTGTCCGGCGGGGAACGCCAGCGCGTGCTGATCGCGCGAGCGCTGGTGCAGGAACCGGCCGTGCTGGTGCTGGACGAACCGACCAACCACCTCGACGTCCGGCACCAGATCGAACTGCTGTCGCTGCTGCGGACGCTCGGCCTGACCGTGCTCGTGGTGCTGCACGACCTCAACCTCGCGGCGGCGGTGTGCGACCGCATCGGCGTGCTGTCGGCCGGTTCGCTGGTCCGCGCCGGGACTCCGGCCGAGGTGCTCACCGCCGACCTCGTGCGCGAGGTGTTCGGCGTCGAGGTGACCGTGGTGGACCATCCGCTCACCGGCGACCCGCAACTGCTCTACGCCCTGACCAGTGACAGAAGGAGTTCGGTGTGA
- a CDS encoding ABC transporter substrate-binding protein produces the protein MNKKKAGPVLAAALLLSGLSACGAEVEGGAPAARETVVKRCGEDVRYKTPQRSVVYEAGSADKMFALGLTDHVHGYVMPPANPPVQESPYAAEYAKVQFLGDDLLNRELVVDAQADFVVAGWNSGFSDQRGITPAILDGLGIQSFMHSESCFNYPKFPEKVTPFEGLYTDLERMGQIFGVADRAQRLVAEYRGRVDQVVAAAPKGEPVKVFLYDSGTDQASTAGNQVPPNDIIRFAGGRNIFDGVDARWTKVGWEAVVDAQPEVVVILDYGDKPAQEKIDFLKSSPATAQLPAVVNNKFYVLDYNEGISGPRNINGLEGFAKYLREFQR, from the coding sequence GTGAACAAGAAGAAGGCGGGTCCCGTCCTGGCGGCGGCGCTGCTGCTCTCGGGGCTTTCGGCGTGTGGCGCGGAGGTCGAAGGCGGTGCGCCGGCGGCGCGGGAGACGGTGGTGAAGCGGTGCGGGGAGGACGTCCGGTACAAGACCCCGCAGCGGTCGGTGGTCTACGAGGCGGGCAGCGCGGACAAGATGTTCGCGCTCGGGCTGACCGACCACGTGCACGGGTACGTGATGCCGCCGGCGAACCCGCCGGTGCAGGAATCCCCGTATGCCGCGGAATACGCGAAGGTGCAGTTCCTCGGCGACGACCTGCTCAACCGCGAACTCGTGGTCGACGCGCAGGCCGATTTTGTGGTGGCGGGCTGGAATTCGGGGTTCAGCGACCAGCGCGGCATCACCCCGGCGATCCTGGACGGGCTCGGCATCCAGAGCTTCATGCACAGCGAATCCTGTTTCAACTACCCGAAGTTCCCGGAGAAGGTGACGCCGTTCGAAGGCCTGTACACGGATCTGGAGCGGATGGGGCAGATCTTCGGCGTGGCCGACCGGGCGCAGCGGCTGGTCGCCGAGTACCGGGGCCGGGTGGACCAGGTGGTCGCCGCGGCGCCGAAGGGTGAGCCGGTGAAGGTGTTCCTCTACGACTCGGGCACCGACCAGGCCTCGACCGCCGGGAACCAGGTGCCGCCCAACGACATCATCCGGTTCGCCGGCGGCCGCAACATCTTCGACGGGGTGGACGCGCGCTGGACCAAGGTCGGCTGGGAGGCGGTGGTCGACGCGCAGCCGGAGGTGGTGGTGATCCTCGACTACGGCGACAAGCCGGCGCAGGAGAAGATCGACTTCCTGAAGTCCTCGCCCGCGACCGCGCAACTGCCCGCCGTGGTGAACAACAAGTTCTACGTGCTGGACTACAACGAGGGCATCAGCGGCCCGCGCAACATCAACGGCCTGGAGGGTTTCGCCAAGTACCTGCGCGAATTCCAGCGTTAA
- a CDS encoding HD domain-containing protein yields MNAVAGILGRSERYADPLWAVEFRLTPVERRLLRCRPVRRLQFVAHAGAAAVTTHQTYTRLEHSLGLLSLVAHFAPDDQAARVAALVHDLGHLPFSHTFEGVGGLDHHELGVRQIRELKPLLAEHGVDVEDVLAVEAGGPSVLRGRRGALKLDHLESFVRSGRAHARLTEPAPATLARLRLVDGEVHTDRDTAAYLAELAAGEADYLCTWENVVPNAVVRGLASILLPTHPEIPATTDDAMWSLLLADPRTRDDARLLREDPLAWDVFPPGHPDGYPYEVRHLYLDTACSDGSPAPIRETRSLPYRCVVARVRG; encoded by the coding sequence GTGAACGCGGTTGCCGGGATCCTCGGCCGGTCGGAGCGGTACGCCGATCCCCTGTGGGCGGTGGAGTTCCGGCTGACCCCGGTGGAGCGGCGCCTGCTGCGGTGCCGCCCGGTGCGGCGGCTGCAGTTCGTCGCGCACGCCGGGGCGGCCGCGGTCACCACGCACCAGACCTACACCCGGCTGGAGCACAGCCTCGGGCTGCTGTCGCTGGTCGCGCACTTCGCCCCGGACGACCAGGCGGCCAGGGTCGCCGCGCTGGTGCACGACCTCGGGCACCTGCCGTTCAGCCACACCTTCGAAGGCGTCGGCGGGCTGGACCACCACGAACTGGGCGTCCGGCAGATCCGCGAGCTGAAGCCGCTGCTCGCCGAGCACGGCGTCGACGTAGAGGACGTGCTGGCGGTGGAGGCCGGCGGGCCGTCGGTACTGCGTGGCCGCCGGGGCGCGCTGAAGCTGGACCACCTGGAGTCCTTCGTGCGCAGCGGCCGGGCCCACGCCCGGCTGACCGAGCCCGCGCCCGCGACGCTGGCCCGGCTGCGCCTGGTCGACGGCGAGGTCCACACCGATCGGGACACCGCCGCCTACCTGGCCGAACTCGCCGCCGGCGAAGCGGACTACCTGTGCACCTGGGAGAACGTGGTGCCCAACGCGGTGGTCCGCGGCCTCGCCTCGATCCTGCTGCCCACCCACCCGGAGATCCCCGCCACCACCGACGACGCGATGTGGTCCCTCCTGCTCGCCGACCCGCGCACCCGCGACGACGCCCGCCTCCTCCGCGAGGACCCGCTCGCCTGGGACGTCTTCCCGCCCGGCCACCCCGACGGCTACCCGTACGAAGTGCGCCACCTCTACCTGGACACCGCCTGCTCCGACGGCAGCCCGGCCCCGATCCGGGAAACCCGGTCCCTCCCCTATCGGTGCGTCGTCGCGCGCGTTCGGGGTTAA
- a CDS encoding SDR family NAD(P)-dependent oxidoreductase encodes MTTTTTTGLLDDKVAFITGAGRGIGAAAARLFAREGARVVLAARTETQLKAVTEEIRADGGTADYVVCDLADPDSVRAAVNRAVDLHGRLDVAFNNAATNAPPGPMDQTTEADFDHVYAVNLKAPWLAMVAEVAAIRATAGTGAIVHNTSVGSLMANPELPSYGAMKSGVNSLTASAAATYGPVGIRVNAVAPGTTLTEMLLDWDKASPGVIDRLNAGTPLGRAADPAEVAEAAAWLLSDRASYVTGVVLRVDGGMLS; translated from the coding sequence ATGACTACGACAACCACCACCGGCCTGCTCGACGACAAGGTCGCCTTCATCACCGGCGCCGGGCGCGGCATCGGCGCCGCCGCGGCCAGGCTGTTCGCCCGCGAAGGCGCTCGTGTCGTGCTCGCCGCCCGCACCGAAACCCAGCTCAAGGCGGTCACCGAGGAGATCCGCGCGGACGGCGGCACGGCCGACTACGTGGTCTGCGACCTCGCCGACCCGGACAGCGTGCGCGCCGCGGTGAACCGCGCGGTCGACCTGCACGGGCGCCTCGACGTGGCCTTCAACAACGCCGCCACCAACGCCCCGCCCGGACCGATGGACCAGACCACCGAAGCCGACTTCGACCACGTGTACGCGGTCAACCTGAAGGCCCCCTGGCTGGCCATGGTCGCCGAGGTCGCGGCGATCCGGGCGACCGCGGGCACCGGCGCCATCGTGCACAACACCAGCGTCGGCAGCCTGATGGCCAATCCGGAGCTGCCCTCGTACGGCGCGATGAAGAGCGGGGTGAACAGCCTCACCGCCTCGGCCGCGGCCACCTACGGCCCGGTGGGCATCCGGGTGAACGCCGTGGCGCCGGGCACCACGCTCACCGAGATGCTGCTCGACTGGGACAAGGCCTCGCCGGGCGTCATCGACCGGCTCAACGCGGGGACGCCGCTGGGCCGCGCCGCCGACCCGGCGGAGGTCGCCGAGGCGGCCGCGTGGCTGCTCAGCGACCGGGCCTCCTACGTCACCGGTGTCGTGCTCCGGGTCGACGGCGGCATGCTGTCCTAA
- a CDS encoding helix-turn-helix transcriptional regulator, with amino-acid sequence MDRAELAGFLRSRRERITPADVGLPAGRRRRTPGVRREEVAQLAFISNEYYTRLEQAKAPRPSREVLAGLARALRLSDAERDYLHHLAGAPPGPPPGPSREVRPSILALLDRLPTAAAVVLSAAYEVIAWNPLAAALMEDFSALSRRDRNLLRRAFLEPRPEGVRLYGVADGEEFAESAVRHLRAVAARYPDDPELTALIAELRDGSAHFARLWDAREVNARPNLCKTFHHPVVGSITVVCDVLDIADRDQRVVIYTAEPGSPSEEALRLLSVVGTQRLDVPG; translated from the coding sequence GTGGATCGAGCGGAACTGGCCGGCTTCCTGCGCAGCAGGCGGGAGCGGATCACCCCGGCCGACGTGGGACTTCCCGCCGGTCGCCGCCGCCGGACGCCGGGGGTGCGGCGCGAGGAGGTGGCGCAGCTGGCGTTCATCTCGAACGAGTACTACACACGGCTGGAGCAGGCCAAGGCCCCGCGCCCGTCGCGCGAGGTGCTGGCCGGGTTGGCCCGCGCGCTGCGCCTGTCCGACGCCGAACGCGACTACCTGCACCACCTCGCCGGCGCCCCGCCCGGCCCGCCGCCTGGACCTTCGCGCGAGGTGCGGCCGAGCATCCTCGCCCTGCTGGACCGGCTGCCGACGGCCGCCGCGGTGGTGCTGTCCGCCGCGTACGAGGTGATCGCCTGGAACCCGCTCGCCGCCGCACTGATGGAGGACTTCTCGGCGTTGTCGCGCCGGGACCGCAACCTGCTCCGCCGCGCGTTCCTCGAACCACGTCCCGAGGGCGTGCGGTTGTACGGCGTCGCCGACGGTGAGGAGTTCGCCGAGAGCGCGGTCCGGCACCTGCGGGCCGTCGCCGCGCGGTACCCCGACGACCCGGAACTGACCGCGCTGATCGCCGAACTCCGGGACGGCAGCGCCCACTTCGCGCGCCTGTGGGACGCGCGCGAAGTGAACGCCCGGCCGAACCTGTGCAAGACCTTCCACCACCCGGTGGTCGGCTCGATCACCGTGGTCTGCGACGTGCTCGACATCGCCGACCGCGACCAGCGCGTGGTGATCTACACCGCCGAACCGGGGTCGCCGTCGGAGGAGGCGCTGCGGCTGCTCTCGGTGGTCGGCACCCAGCGGCTCGACGTGCCCGGCTGA
- a CDS encoding MarR family transcriptional regulator yields the protein MPRRTRPVAPEEVDPGDVSSWPTGRLLSVAARVVESRFDDVLAGLGLTHAGLIVLHHLDAEPRSQRELAVLCRVTDQTMSRTIERLQRTGFVERSNDPADRRRTIVRLTEAGGRVLASARREERESESLLGVVDDYDHFRAQLLKLIRHGSAGR from the coding sequence GTGCCGAGGAGAACCCGTCCGGTGGCGCCCGAAGAGGTGGACCCCGGAGATGTCAGTTCCTGGCCGACCGGGCGGTTGCTCTCGGTGGCCGCCAGGGTGGTCGAATCGCGGTTCGACGACGTGCTCGCCGGGCTCGGGCTGACCCACGCCGGGTTGATCGTGCTGCACCACCTGGACGCCGAACCGCGGTCGCAGCGGGAGCTGGCGGTGCTGTGCCGGGTGACCGACCAGACCATGAGCCGGACCATCGAGCGCCTGCAGCGCACCGGGTTCGTCGAGCGCTCGAACGATCCGGCGGACCGGCGGCGCACCATCGTCCGGCTGACCGAGGCCGGTGGCCGGGTGCTGGCGAGCGCGCGCCGTGAGGAGCGCGAGTCGGAGTCGTTGCTCGGTGTGGTCGACGACTACGACCACTTCCGGGCGCAGTTGCTGAAGCTGATCCGGCACGGGAGCGCCGGGCGGTAA
- a CDS encoding class I SAM-dependent methyltransferase codes for MSGIVNTAQAEAWNGYEGEHWASHDDRYDAVNGGFNEFVLEAAGITESDRVLDLGCGNGQLTRQAARRAHRGRVVGVDLSGPMLATARARAKAESHLTFVQADAQVHPFEPAGFDVALSRFGVMFFADPVAAFANVHRALAPGGRLAFLCMTALDGTDLGRVFAAMEPYLPRPTGADGTGPTSFADPARSREVLSAAGFTGITCTRVEADQVWGRDVEDAAGFMADWGPVRYHLGLVEPETAAHARAALTEALRPFAQADAVRLRGTAWLVTALKHGGEPVVPT; via the coding sequence ATGTCCGGCATCGTCAACACCGCGCAAGCTGAGGCCTGGAACGGCTACGAGGGCGAGCACTGGGCCTCCCACGACGATCGGTACGACGCGGTCAACGGGGGCTTCAACGAGTTCGTGCTCGAGGCGGCCGGCATCACCGAGTCCGACCGCGTGCTCGACCTCGGCTGCGGCAACGGCCAGCTGACCCGGCAGGCCGCCCGCCGCGCGCATCGGGGCCGGGTGGTCGGCGTCGATCTCTCCGGGCCGATGCTCGCCACCGCGCGCGCCAGGGCGAAAGCCGAAAGCCACCTCACCTTCGTGCAGGCGGACGCGCAGGTCCACCCGTTCGAGCCCGCCGGCTTCGACGTGGCGCTGAGCCGGTTCGGGGTGATGTTCTTCGCCGACCCCGTTGCCGCGTTCGCCAACGTCCATCGGGCGCTGGCACCCGGCGGGCGCCTCGCTTTCCTCTGCATGACCGCGCTCGACGGCACCGATCTCGGCCGCGTGTTCGCCGCGATGGAGCCGTACCTGCCGCGGCCGACCGGCGCCGACGGCACCGGGCCGACCTCGTTCGCCGATCCGGCGCGCAGCCGGGAAGTGCTGTCGGCCGCCGGGTTCACCGGCATCACCTGCACCCGGGTCGAAGCCGACCAGGTCTGGGGCCGTGACGTCGAGGACGCGGCGGGCTTCATGGCCGACTGGGGACCGGTGCGCTACCACCTCGGCCTGGTCGAACCGGAAACCGCGGCGCACGCGCGCGCCGCCCTTACCGAGGCCTTGCGCCCCTTCGCCCAGGCTGACGCGGTCCGGTTGCGCGGCACGGCCTGGCTGGTCACCGCGCTCAAGCACGGAGGAGAACCGGTTGTCCCCACGTAA
- a CDS encoding TetR/AcrR family transcriptional regulator, which translates to MSPRKAAALRHTDGRSLREHLIATAGRMISARGTAGLTVRAIAREAGVADGVLYNHFADKEELLANALRAHVRAVEAELGELPEPGSGTIEGNLRAHLDYGLALHRGILPAFTGLLAQPAVLTRFGELDGGGDEWRDRLRKYLRAERALGRLAADARVDAAAAMLVGLCHEAVLSGLLPHTGRARPPAVRDVIDVLLSGIS; encoded by the coding sequence TTGTCCCCACGTAAAGCGGCCGCGCTGCGGCACACCGACGGCCGTTCGCTCCGCGAGCACCTGATCGCCACCGCCGGGCGGATGATCTCCGCCCGTGGCACGGCCGGGCTCACCGTGCGGGCGATCGCGCGGGAGGCGGGCGTCGCCGACGGTGTGCTGTACAACCACTTCGCCGACAAGGAGGAACTGCTGGCGAACGCGTTGCGCGCGCACGTCCGTGCCGTGGAGGCGGAACTCGGCGAACTGCCCGAGCCCGGTTCCGGCACCATCGAGGGAAACCTGCGCGCGCACCTGGACTACGGGCTGGCGCTGCACCGGGGCATCCTGCCCGCGTTCACCGGGCTGCTCGCCCAGCCCGCCGTGCTCACCCGGTTCGGCGAACTCGACGGCGGCGGGGACGAGTGGCGCGACCGGCTGCGCAAGTACCTGCGCGCCGAGCGCGCGCTCGGCAGGCTGGCCGCCGACGCGCGGGTGGACGCGGCGGCGGCGATGCTGGTCGGGCTCTGCCACGAGGCGGTGCTGTCCGGCCTGCTCCCGCACACCGGGCGCGCCCGGCCCCCGGCCGTGCGGGACGTGATCGATGTGCTGCTGTCGGGGATCAGCTGA
- a CDS encoding DoxX family protein, translating into MSTTYVVVTTVAAALAAFSAFAIYSKAEFVVGPLADYGVPRSWWPWLAGTKLAGAAGLIAGLFVPWVGVAAAIGLVLYFTGALVTVLRARSWAHIPAPLLYLAPAAASLVLS; encoded by the coding sequence ATGTCCACCACCTACGTCGTCGTCACCACCGTCGCCGCCGCGCTCGCCGCGTTCTCGGCCTTCGCGATCTACTCCAAGGCGGAATTCGTGGTGGGGCCGCTGGCCGACTACGGCGTGCCGCGGTCGTGGTGGCCGTGGCTGGCCGGCACGAAACTGGCCGGTGCGGCCGGGCTGATCGCCGGGCTCTTCGTGCCGTGGGTCGGCGTGGCCGCGGCGATCGGGCTGGTGCTGTACTTCACCGGTGCGCTGGTCACCGTGCTGCGGGCGCGGTCGTGGGCGCACATCCCGGCCCCGCTGCTGTACCTGGCCCCGGCGGCGGCTTCGCTGGTGCTCAGCTGA